Proteins encoded in a region of the Zea mays cultivar B73 chromosome 4, Zm-B73-REFERENCE-NAM-5.0, whole genome shotgun sequence genome:
- the LOC100273665 gene encoding calcium-binding protein CBP-like isoform X1, whose product MRSAWPTQLARTDDTEKKTDRANTHKMEKSQGAGPVSVARHPSHPTHLLTTTGQHDTEGGSSQATSPRLYSPAVPPHTMSDYNRYGHSYSYGGGYGQGPAPSAPPAPHMPTATSAAPPSSSSYGAYAGYPPAYPPPPSQAAGGFGPAGSGYGFVPVAFPPGTHPDVERAFRAADRDCSGAIDERELQGALSSAYHRFSVRTVRLLMFLFNDPSSSTPSRMGPTQFVSLWDCLGQWRGIFDRYDRDRSGKIDSRELTEALRSLGYAVPPSVIELLIANYSNGVPSNGALDFDNFVECGMIVKGLTEKFKEKDTRYTGSATLTYDGFLSMVIPFIVP is encoded by the exons ATGAGATCGGCATGGCCAACTCAACTAGCTAGGACGGACGACACGGAGAAGAAAACAGATCGCGCCAACACGCATAAGATGGAAAAAAGT CAGGGTGCAGGGCCCGTTTCTGTTGCTCGGCACCCGTCCCATCCCACCCACCTGCTCACGACGACAGGCCAGCACGACACGGAGGGAGGAAGTAGCCAGGCCACCTCGCCTCGCCTCTACTCTCCCGCGGTCCCGCCCCATACCATGTCCGACTACAACCGCTACGGCCACAGCTACAGCTACGGCGGCGGGTACGGCCAAGGGCCAGCGCCCTCGGCCCCGCCGGCACCGCACATGCCCACCGCTACATCCGCCGCCccgccctcctcctcctcatacGGCGCGTACGCCGGGTACCCGCCCGCCTACCCTCCGCCGCCCTCGCAGGCGGCGGGCGGATTCGGTCCCGCTGGCTCCGGCTACGGCTTCGTCCCCGTCGCGTTCCCGCCGGGGACGCACCCGGACGTCGAGCGCGCCTTCCGGGCCGCCGACCGCGACTGCAGCGGCGCCATCGACGAGCGCGAGCTGCAGGGAGCGCTCTCCTCCGCCTACCACCGCTTCAGCGTCCGCACCGTTCGCCTCCTCATGTTCCTCTTCAACGACCCCTCCTCCTCCACGCCGTCACGGATGG GGCCAACACAGTTCGTATCCCTCTGGGATTGCCTTGGGCAATGGCGG GGAATTTTTGACAGGTACGACAGGGACCGGAGCGGCAAAATCGACTCCCGTGAGCTGACCGAGGCTCTCCGGAGCCTTGGATATGCTGTTCCACCTTCTGTCATCGAGCTTCTTATAGCGAATTACAGCAATGGTGTGCCCAGCAATGGCGCGCTAGACTTTGACAACTTTGTGGA ATGTGGGATGATTGTGAAG GGTTTAACCGAGAAATTCAAGGAGAAGGATACGCGCTACACCGGCTCGGCTACTCTTACATACGATGGTTTCTTGTCAATGGTGATCCCCTTCATCGTCCCTTAG
- the LOC100273665 gene encoding Calcium-binding protein CBP-like encodes MSDYNRYGHSYSYGGGYGQGPAPSAPPAPHMPTATSAAPPSSSSYGAYAGYPPAYPPPPSQAAGGFGPAGSGYGFVPVAFPPGTHPDVERAFRAADRDCSGAIDERELQGALSSAYHRFSVRTVRLLMFLFNDPSSSTPSRMGPTQFVSLWDCLGQWRGIFDRYDRDRSGKIDSRELTEALRSLGYAVPPSVIELLIANYSNGVPSNGALDFDNFVECGMIVKGLTEKFKEKDTRYTGSATLTYDGFLSMVIPFIVP; translated from the exons ATGTCCGACTACAACCGCTACGGCCACAGCTACAGCTACGGCGGCGGGTACGGCCAAGGGCCAGCGCCCTCGGCCCCGCCGGCACCGCACATGCCCACCGCTACATCCGCCGCCccgccctcctcctcctcatacGGCGCGTACGCCGGGTACCCGCCCGCCTACCCTCCGCCGCCCTCGCAGGCGGCGGGCGGATTCGGTCCCGCTGGCTCCGGCTACGGCTTCGTCCCCGTCGCGTTCCCGCCGGGGACGCACCCGGACGTCGAGCGCGCCTTCCGGGCCGCCGACCGCGACTGCAGCGGCGCCATCGACGAGCGCGAGCTGCAGGGAGCGCTCTCCTCCGCCTACCACCGCTTCAGCGTCCGCACCGTTCGCCTCCTCATGTTCCTCTTCAACGACCCCTCCTCCTCCACGCCGTCACGGATGG GGCCAACACAGTTCGTATCCCTCTGGGATTGCCTTGGGCAATGGCGG GGAATTTTTGACAGGTACGACAGGGACCGGAGCGGCAAAATCGACTCCCGTGAGCTGACCGAGGCTCTCCGGAGCCTTGGATATGCTGTTCCACCTTCTGTCATCGAGCTTCTTATAGCGAATTACAGCAATGGTGTGCCCAGCAATGGCGCGCTAGACTTTGACAACTTTGTGGA ATGTGGGATGATTGTGAAG GGTTTAACCGAGAAATTCAAGGAGAAGGATACGCGCTACACCGGCTCGGCTACTCTTACATACGATGGTTTCTTGTCAATGGTGATCCCCTTCATCGTCCCTTAG